In Ruminiclostridium josui JCM 17888, the genomic window TTCCCACTATGGTCGTATGTGTCCTATTGAGACACCTGAAGGTCCGAACATCGGTTTGATAGGTTCATTGAGTACCTATGCAAGAGTTAATGAGTACGGATTTATAGAAGCACCATACAGAAAAGTAGATAAGAAAAACAGAAGAGTTACAAATGAAATAGTATACCTTACGGCTGATGTAGAAGACCCATTCGTAATAGCTCAGGCAACAGAACCTCTTGACGAAGATGGTACTTTTATTTCAAAGAAGGTAATAGCTCGTTACAGACATGAAATATTAGAAGTTGAGAGCAATAGAATTGACTTCATGGATGTTTCACCAAAGCAGATGGTATCTGTTGCTACAGCCATGATTCCGTTCCTTGAAAATGATGACGCCAACCGTGCGCTGATGGGTTCTAACATGCAGCGTCAGGCTGTACCGTTAATCAAAGCTGATTCACCTATTGTAGGAACAGGTATTGAGTACAAGGCAGCAAGAGATTCAGGAGTTTGTGTTATTGCTAAAAATGCGGGTGTAGTAGATAAAGTATCTGCCAACGAAATAGTTATTAAGACCAACAGTGGACAAAAGGATACCTACAAGCTGCTGAAATATATGCGTTCAAACCAAGGAACTTGTTTGAATCAAAGACCTATTGTAAGAAAAGGTGAGATAATAGAAAAAGGTGACATTATTGCTGACGGACCGTCAACAGATAATGGAGAAATAGCTCTTGGAAGAAATATTCTCATAGGATTTATGACATGGGAAGGATACAACTACGAGGATGCTATTCTTATAAATGAAAAACTGGTTAAAGAAGATGTTTATACATCTATACACATAGAGGAATACGAAGCTGAGTCAAGAGACACTAAGCTGGGACCTGAAGAAATTACTAGGGATATTCCAAATGTCGGAGAGGAAGCACTTAAAGACCTTGATGACAGAGGAATTATCAGAATAGGTGCTGAGGTTCGTGCAGGAGATATCCTTGTTGGTAAAGTTACTCCAAAAGGAGAAACAGAGCTTACAGCGGAAGAACGTCTGCTTAGAGCAATCTTTGGAGAAAAAGCAAGAGAAGTTCGTGATACATCTTTGAGAGTACCACATGGAGAATCCGGTATTATTGTCGACGTTAAGGTGTTTACTAGAGAGAACGGGGATGAACTTCCGCCTGGAGTAAATCAGCTTGTTAGATGTTATATTGCACAGAAGAGAAAGATTTCTGTGGGCGATAAGATGGCAGGAAGACACGGTAATAAGGGTGTTATTTCAAGAATATTACCTGAGGAAGATATGCCATTCTTACCTGACGGTACTCCATTGGAGATAGTTTTAAATCCTCTGGGCGTTCCTTCACGTATGAATATCGGTCAGGTGCTTGAAGTGCATTTGGGATTTGCGGCAAAAGCATTGGGCTGGAAAATTGCAACTCCTGTATTTGATGGTGCAACAGAGGAAGACATCAGGGAGACTCTTATTCAAGCAGGAAAAGACCCAGATGGTAAAACAATACTTTATGATGGAAGAACTGGTGAACCATTTGATAACAGGGTAACAGTAGGATATATGTACTATCTGAAACTGGCTCACTTGGTTGATGATAAGATACATGCCCGTTCTACTGGACCATACTCACTTGTTACGCAGCAGCCACTTGGCGGTAAGGCTCAGTTCGGTGGTCAGAGATTCGGAGAAATGGAAGTTTGGGCTCTTGAAGCATACGGAGCTGCTTATACATTGCAAGAAATACTTACAGTTAAGTCTGATGACGTTGTAGGTAGGGTTAAGACATACGAATCAATAGTTAAGGGCGAGAATGTTCCTGAACCTGGAATTCCTGAGTCCTTCAAGGTTCTTATAAAAGAGCTTCAGAGTTTGGCACTTGATGTAAAGGTATACTCTGAAGAACAGGAAGAAATTGCTATAAAAGAGTATGTTGAAGATGATCTTGAAGATTTGAATGTTAACATCGAAGGCAGAGAAGATGAAGTAATTCTGACAAATGATTTTGACAATGAATTGAGAGACGATGTTCTTGAAGAAGAACTGGATATTGATGATCTTGATATTGGGTCAATCAGTACCGGTGATAATCTTGAAGAAGAATTGACTGATGAATTATTTGCTGATGATGATCTAAGCGATGACTTTGAAGACGACGAAGATTTTTAAGGAAGGGAGATAAGCTATGTTTGAACTGAACAATTTTGATTCTATTAAAATAGGATTAGCTTCTCCGGAAAAGGTCAGAGAATGGTCAAAAGGTGAAGTAAAAAAGCCTGAAACTATAAATTACAGAACTTTAAAGCCTGAAAGAGACGGGTTGTTCTGTGAAAGGATTTTTGGTCCTCAAAAGGACTGGGAATGTCATTGCGGTAAATACAAAAGAATCAGATACAAGGGAATAGTTTGTGACCGTTGTGGTGTTGAAGTTACAAGGTCAAAGGTAAGAAGAGAAAGAATGGGACATATCGAGCTTGCTGCTCCCGTTTCCCATATATGGTATTTTAAGGGAATACCAAGCAGAATGGGCTTGATTCTTGATATGTCACCAAGATCCCTTGAAAAAATACTGTATTTTGCATCATATGTTGTTATTGACCCAGGTCAAACTCCATTGTCCAAAAAACAAGTATTGACAGAAAAGGAATACAGAGACAGTGTAGATAAGTTTGGAATGAATTTCAGAGCCGCTATGGGAGCTGAAGCTATAAAGGAATTACTTGTTGAGATAGATCTTGAAAGTCTTTCCAAGGAGTTAAGAGCTGAGCTGGCTGAGTCTACAGGACAAAAGAGAATCAGAGCAGTTAAAAGACTTGAGGTTGTTGAGGCTTTCAGACTTTCAGGTAACCGTCCAGAATGGATGATTCTTGATGTTGTTCCTGTTATTCCACCCGAACTCAGACCAATGGTTCAGTTAGATGGAGGAAGATTTGCAACATCTGACTTGAATGACCTGTACAGAAGAGTTATAAATAGAAATAATAGATTGAAAAGACTCCTTGATTTAGGAGCTCCTGACATAATCGTAAGAAATGAAAAGCGTATGCTGCAAGAAGCAGTAGATGCATTGATAGATAACGGAAGAAGAGGGCGTCCTGTAACAGGACCTGGAAACAGACCTCTTAAATCACTTTCA contains:
- the rpoB gene encoding DNA-directed RNA polymerase subunit beta, with translation MVQPVKLGRNTRMSYSKMREVLEMPNLIEVQKNSYQWFLDEGLREVFRDISPITDYTGNLILDFVDYSLDDTPKYSVEECKERDTTYSAPLKAKVRLINKESGEVKEQEIFMGDFPLMTDTGTFIINGAERVIVSQLVRSPGIYYSMKFDRVGKKLYSNTVIPNRGAWLEYETDSNDILSVRIDRTRKLPLTVLLRALGYGTDFEIMQLLGEDERLLATIQKDNAKTTEEGLLEIYKRLRPGEPPTVDSARSLLNSLFFDPKRYDLAKFGRFKFNKKLAISNLISGQVAAENIVSAETGEILVAEGELIEREKAVEVQNSGVNVVYLSVEGKSIKVIGNNTVDINAFVDFDVSDIGITEKVQYSVLKEILENTSGEEQIKKALKERINDLIPKHITIDDIISTINYIINLDYGIGSIDDIDHLGNRRLRSVGELLQNQFRIGLSRMERVVRERMTIQDIDIVTPQALINIRPVAAAIKEFFGSSQLSQFMDQTNPLAELTHKRRLSALGPGGLSRERAGFEVRDVHHSHYGRMCPIETPEGPNIGLIGSLSTYARVNEYGFIEAPYRKVDKKNRRVTNEIVYLTADVEDPFVIAQATEPLDEDGTFISKKVIARYRHEILEVESNRIDFMDVSPKQMVSVATAMIPFLENDDANRALMGSNMQRQAVPLIKADSPIVGTGIEYKAARDSGVCVIAKNAGVVDKVSANEIVIKTNSGQKDTYKLLKYMRSNQGTCLNQRPIVRKGEIIEKGDIIADGPSTDNGEIALGRNILIGFMTWEGYNYEDAILINEKLVKEDVYTSIHIEEYEAESRDTKLGPEEITRDIPNVGEEALKDLDDRGIIRIGAEVRAGDILVGKVTPKGETELTAEERLLRAIFGEKAREVRDTSLRVPHGESGIIVDVKVFTRENGDELPPGVNQLVRCYIAQKRKISVGDKMAGRHGNKGVISRILPEEDMPFLPDGTPLEIVLNPLGVPSRMNIGQVLEVHLGFAAKALGWKIATPVFDGATEEDIRETLIQAGKDPDGKTILYDGRTGEPFDNRVTVGYMYYLKLAHLVDDKIHARSTGPYSLVTQQPLGGKAQFGGQRFGEMEVWALEAYGAAYTLQEILTVKSDDVVGRVKTYESIVKGENVPEPGIPESFKVLIKELQSLALDVKVYSEEQEEIAIKEYVEDDLEDLNVNIEGREDEVILTNDFDNELRDDVLEEELDIDDLDIGSISTGDNLEEELTDELFADDDLSDDFEDDEDF